In one window of Rhodopseudomonas palustris HaA2 DNA:
- a CDS encoding DUF2336 domain-containing protein, producing the protein MSPKSALSAATLLDELQSTLAHGTVARRVETLRRVTDLYLDSGVDYSDDQIAVFDDVFNCLVDSIETHAKVLLAERLAPVNAPPRIIHHLAFEDLIEIAAPVLSQSDQLDDAMLIANARSKGQSHMMAISTRRSLSGAVTDVLVELGNQQVVQSTVKNPGAEFSDNGYSVLVKRAELDDDLATELGRRAIPRAQYLKLIAIASASVRAKLKAANPNAASEVATAVKQASRLARSAPAAISRQTSIAHGLVRSLYEDGRITEEQVNTFANERKFDEINQALACLAGTSVETAEAMMIESRDEGLLILAKVCKLSWPTVKAIIRMRDEATGTMSTDLDECRFTYERLRIATAQQVLRFHRMQQSSAATKAPAA; encoded by the coding sequence ATGAGCCCGAAATCGGCCCTTTCCGCCGCCACCCTCCTCGACGAGCTGCAATCCACGCTGGCGCATGGCACAGTGGCGCGACGCGTCGAGACCTTGCGCCGCGTCACCGACCTGTATCTCGACAGCGGCGTGGACTACAGCGACGATCAGATCGCGGTGTTCGACGACGTCTTCAACTGTCTGGTGGATAGTATCGAGACCCATGCCAAGGTGCTGCTGGCCGAGCGCCTGGCGCCCGTCAATGCCCCGCCGCGGATCATTCATCATCTCGCCTTCGAGGACCTGATCGAGATCGCGGCGCCGGTGCTGTCGCAGTCCGATCAGCTCGACGACGCCATGCTGATCGCCAATGCCCGAAGCAAAGGGCAGAGCCACATGATGGCGATCTCGACCCGCAGATCGCTCAGCGGCGCGGTGACCGACGTCCTGGTCGAGCTCGGCAATCAGCAGGTGGTGCAGAGCACCGTCAAGAATCCCGGCGCGGAATTCTCGGACAATGGCTATTCGGTACTGGTCAAGCGCGCCGAACTGGATGACGACCTCGCCACCGAGCTGGGCCGGCGGGCGATCCCTCGCGCGCAATATCTCAAGCTGATCGCGATCGCATCGGCCTCGGTGCGGGCGAAACTCAAGGCCGCGAACCCGAACGCGGCCTCCGAGGTCGCGACCGCGGTGAAGCAGGCGTCGCGTCTGGCGCGCTCGGCGCCGGCGGCGATCAGCCGCCAGACCAGCATCGCCCATGGTCTGGTCCGGTCGCTGTACGAAGACGGCCGCATCACCGAAGAGCAGGTCAACACCTTCGCAAACGAACGCAAATTCGACGAGATCAATCAGGCGCTCGCATGCCTCGCCGGCACCTCGGTCGAGACCGCCGAGGCGATGATGATCGAATCCCGCGACGAGGGTCTGCTGATCCTCGCCAAGGTCTGCAAATTGTCGTGGCCGACGGTCAAGGCGATCATCAGGATGCGCGACGAGGCGACCGGCACGATGTCCACCGATCTCGACGAATGTCGCTTCACCTACGAGCGGTTGCGCATCGCGACCGCGCAGCAGGTGCTCCGCTTTCACCGCATGCAGCAATCCAGCGCCGCAACCAAGGCGCCGGCCGCCTGA